One genomic window of Microbacterium sp. BH-3-3-3 includes the following:
- the purS gene encoding phosphoribosylformylglycinamidine synthase subunit PurS produces MPTIVVDVMPKAELLDPQGKAVAGALSRLGENRFSDVRIGKRFELTVEGEVDEATLARARELADEMLSNAVIEDVVNIEVVE; encoded by the coding sequence GTGCCCACCATCGTCGTCGACGTCATGCCCAAGGCCGAGCTTCTCGACCCGCAGGGGAAGGCCGTCGCCGGCGCCCTGTCGCGGCTCGGCGAGAACCGCTTCTCGGACGTGCGCATCGGAAAGCGCTTCGAACTCACCGTCGAGGGAGAGGTCGACGAGGCCACCCTCGCCCGCGCCCGCGAGCTGGCCGACGAGATGCTCTCGAACGCGGTCATCGAAGACGTCGTGAACATCGAGGTCGTCGAGTGA